A single Eleginops maclovinus isolate JMC-PN-2008 ecotype Puerto Natales chromosome 5, JC_Emac_rtc_rv5, whole genome shotgun sequence DNA region contains:
- the dcaf15 gene encoding DDB1- and CUL4-associated factor 15 — protein MAPSSKSEKDDSKKKSQRKHKDHVVKLLMRGKLSGHFSQRLFRKLPPRVCVPLKNIVSEEFLRAGHVYLGFTKCGRYVLSYTSDCGEDDDFSFYTYHLYWWEFNLHSRLKQVHHVRLFAGEEIYSDLYLTVCEWPNDHSKIVIFGFNTRSSSSVLMNLMMSDENNRDIYITIASMPPPKPCSYCCPVPSATTIRTGSGECLEHGYVLNSRYQVVYPFPTFQPAFQLKKDQVILLNTSYSLVACGISLCPGKQGQSSQILYTKRVALSSQGSTFSPSTSSASSSSLPQGSPESRAPPSRPTPIPSSPSQSQATIRAREFAADIFRRAQGGGGGGKEDEGQVERGPTDGTKEAAQISEDQGSHVETKREEADCKKRREEEERRTILPQASTSSGSHSLPQSSEQGMSPASSSSCSSSPPTPSSSQEFGPSEPGYVNYSLLHYRLQQPGAAEQTAGGAGGYEDDKAQLPFTVTDLKGRNLQLVTGPHCGQSVCVEQLTLDFEYLINEVIRSDAAWAPQFCSFSDYDVVILEVCPETNTVMINIGLLLLAFSNVDEEHCRPNTYHSNLQVSWDLNTGVCCTVGVGDLTEVKGQTSGSVWSSYRKSCVNTVMKWLVPESSSRYINRMTNEALHKGSSLQVLADSDRCTWIVL, from the exons ATGGCGCCCAGCTCGAAATCAGAAAAGGACGATAGCAAAAAGAAatctcaaagaaaacacaaagaccaTGTCGTGAAGCTTCTCATGCGTGGGAAG CTGTCAGGACACTTTTCCCAGCGTCTCTTTAGAAAGCTGCCACCTCGAGTGTGTGTTCCATTGAAGAACATCGTCAGTGAGGAGTTCCTGAGagcagg ACATGTCTACCTGGGTTTCACCAAATGCGGTCGCTACGTTCTGTCCTACACCAGCGACTGTGGAGAAGATGACGATTTCTCTTTCTACACCTACCATCTCTATTGGTGGGAGTTTAACCTGCACAGCAGACTCAAACAG GTCCATCATGTACGTCTGTTTGCAGGAGAGGAAATCTACAGTGACCTCTACCTGACCGTGTGTGAGTGGCCAAATGACCACTCCAAAATTGTCATATTTGGCTTCAA TACACGCAGTTCAAGCTCCGTGCTGATGAACCTAATGATGAGTGatgagaacaacagagacatcTACATCACCATCGCCTCCATGCCTCCACCTAAACCTTGCTCGTACTGCTGCCCTGTTCCCTCAGCCACTACCATACGCACAg GAAGTGGTGAGTGTCTGGAGCATGGCTATGTGCTCAACAGCAGGTACCAGGTGGTGTACCCGTTCCCCACCTTCCAGCCAGCTTTCCAGCTGAAAAAGGACCAGGTCATCCTGTTGAACACTAGCTACTCTCTGGTGGCCTGCGGCATCTCGCTCTGCCCAG GGAAGCAGGGCCAGTCATCACAGATCCTGTATACAAAGAGAGTGGCTCTGTCAAGTCAAGGCTCTACATTTTCCCCCTCTACATCGTcggcctcttcttcctcactaCCTCAGGGATCTCCCGAAAGCAGAGCGCCACCTAGCAGACCCACTCCCATTCCCTCATCTCCGAGCCAGTCACAAGCAACCATTCGAGCGCGGGAGTTTGCAGCTGACATCTTCAGGAGGGCTcagggaggcggaggaggaggaaaagaagacgAAGGCCAGGTGGAGAGAGGCCCAACTGATGGGACGAAGGAGGCAGCACAGATATCAGAAGACCAAGGGAGTCATGTAGAGACAAAGAGGGAGGAGGCAGATTGTAAAAAGAggcgggaggaagaggagagacgGACTATTTTACCACAAGCGTCGACATCAAGCGGGAGCCACAGTTTGCCACAGTCCTCTGAGCAAGGGATGtctcctgcctcctcttcctcatgctcttcctctcccccaACCCCATCCTCATCCCAGGAGTTTGGCCCCAGCGAGCCCGGATATGTCAACTATTCACTCCTGCATTACCGCCTCCAACAGCCGGGGGCAGCGGAGCAGACTGCGGGAGGTGCAGGAG GTTATGAAGACGATAAAGCTCAGCTGCCTTTCACCGTCACGGACCTGAAAGGACGGAACCTGCAGCTGGTCACCGGGCCACACTGcggacag agtgtgtgtgtggagcagttGACTTTAGACTTTGAGTACCTGATCAATGAGGTGATCCGGAGCGATGCTGCCTGGGCCCCTCAGTTCTGCTCGTTCAGCGACTACGATGTTGTGATATTAgag GTGTGTCCTGAAACCAACACTGTGATGATCAACATTGGTCTGCTGTTGCTGGCCTTCTCCAACGTGGACGAAGAGCACTGCAG GCCAAACACGTATCATTCCAACCTGCAGGTCAGCTGGGACCTcaacacaggtgtgtgttgcACTGTGGGCGTAGGTGACCTGACAGAAGTCAAGGGTCAGACAAG TGGGAGTGTGTGGAGCTCCTACAGGAAGTCCTGCGTGAACACAGTGATGAAGTGGTTGGTTCCCGAGAGCAGCTCCCGCTACATCAACCGCATGACCAACGAAGCTCTACACAAAG GCTCGTCCCTGCAAGTGCTGGCAGACAGTGACCGATGTACCTGGATTGTATTATGA
- the khsrp gene encoding far upstream element-binding protein 2 isoform X2: MSDYGGLPTNGVGAGMKNDAFADAVQRARQIAAKIGGDGVPSVSNNGGSENYPFTSQKRSLEEAAIGAQLAALSQQSVRSSTMTEEFRVPDGMVGLIIGRGGEQINKIQQDSGCKVQIAHDSAGLPDRSVSLTGSPDAIQRAKALIDDIVSRGHETTNGQSGGGGSGGGGGGGGGGGGGGGGGGSMQEMIIPAGKAGLIIGKGGETIKQLQERAGVKMILIQDGSQPPNIDKPLRIIGDPYKVQQAKDMVNEILRERDHAGFGDRNEFGSRMGGGGGGGGGIGGGIGSGGGGIDIAVPRHSVGVVIGRSGEMIKKIQNDAGVKIQFKPDDGTGPDKIAHIMGPPDQCQHAASIITELLQSIRAREEGGQGGPPGEGMPSGGRGRGRGQGNWGPPGGEMTFSIPAHKCGLVIGRGGENVKSINQQTGAFVEISRQPPPNGDPNFKLFIIRGSPQQIDHAKQLIEEKIEAPLCPVGGGPGGPGGPGGPGGPGGPMGHFNPNPYNAGPPGGAPHGAAPGGAQYCPQGWGGNYQQWQAPGQHDPNKAAAADPNAAWAAYYAQYYGQQPGGAMAAQSPGAPAAAAPGDQGQGQQASGGQPDYTKAWEEYYKKMGMTQPAGGAAAAPGPAAAAAPGGAAAGGQQDYSAAWAEYYRQQAAYYGQPGQGPGQGGAPQQGQQAQ; encoded by the exons ATGTCTGATTACGGCGGTCTGCCGACTAACGGAGTCGGTGCTGGGATGAAAAACGACGCTTTTGCTGATGCAGTACAACGAGCCAGACAG aTTGCAGCTAAAATTGGTGGAGACGGTGTTCCTTCAGTGAGCAACAACGGAGGATCTGAGAACTATCCATTCACATCACAGAAAAGATCCCTGGAAGAAGCAG CTATTGGAGCTCAGCTGGCTGCCCTGTCCCAACAAAG TGTCCGGTCCTCCACAATGACAGAAGAGTTCAGAGTGCCTGATGGCATGGTCGGGCTCA TAATCGGCCGAGGGGGTGAGCAGATTAACAAAATACAGCAGGATTCTGGCTGCAAGGTCCAGATAGCGCACG ACAGTGCCGGTCTTCCAGATAGAAGTGTTTCTCTGACAGGGTCACCAGATGCCATACA GAGAGCAAAGGCCCTCATAGATGACATTGTGTCGAGGGGTCATGAGACGACCAATGGGCagtcaggaggaggaggtagtggtggaggaggaggtggtggtggtggtggtggtggaggaggaggtggtggtggttcCATGCAGGAGATGATCATCCCTGCAGGCAAGGCCGGCCTCATCATCGGTAAAGGAGGAGAGACCATCAAACAACTACAG GAGCGGGCTGGAGTGAAAATGATTCTTATTCAAGACGGATCCCAGCCACCCAACATAGATAAGCCCCTACGCATTATTGGAGACCCCTACAAAGTGCAG caaGCAAAGGACATGGTGAATGAGATTCTACGAGAGAGGGATCATGCAGGATTTGGAGACAGGAACGAATTTGGATCAAGGATGGGCGGAGGTGGAGGTGGCGGCGGCGGGATCGGTGGTGGCATCGGTAGTGGCGGTGGTGGCATTGAT atTGCTGTGCCCCGCCACTCTGTGGGAGTTGTGATTGGCCGAAGTGGGGAGATGATCAAGAAGATCCAGAATGATGCTGGAGTGAAGATTCAGTTTAAACCAG ATGATGGAACCGGTCCTGATAAAATAGCCCATATCATGGGTCCACCAGACCAGTGTCAGCACGCTGCATCCATCATCACTGAACTGCTACAGAGCATCCGCGCACGGGAGGAGGGCGGGCAGGGG GGCCCCCCTGGTGAAGGGATGCCATCTGGTGGTAGGGGACGAGGCAGAGGCCAGGGCAACTGGGGCCCACCGGGAGGAGAGATGACTTTCTCTATTCCTGCGCACAAATGTGGGCTCGTCATTGGCAGAGGAGGGGAGAATGTGAAGTCCATCAACCAACAGACCGGTGCATTTGTGGAGATCTCTCGTCAGCCACCACCAAACGGTGACCCCAACTTCAAACTGTTTATCATCCGAGGGTCCCCCCAACAGATTGACCATGCAAAGCAGCTTATAGAAGAGAAGATTGAG GCTCCATTGTGTCCTGTGGGCGGTGGTCCTGGTGGTCCTGGTGGCCCAGGAGGCCCAGGTGGCCCAGGTGGTCCTATGGGTCACTTTAACCCAAACCCTTATAATGCAGGGCCTCCCGGTGGTGCTCCACA TGGAGCTGCACCTGGTGGCGCCCAGTACTGTCCACAGGGCTGGGGAGGTAACTACCAGCAGTGGCAAGCCCCTGGTCAACATGACCCCA AtaaggcagcagcagcagatccaAACGCAGCATGGGCAGCATACTATGCACAATATTATGGCCAACAGCCAGGGGGTGCCATGGCAGCCCAGAGCCCAGGAGCccctgctgcagcagcaccaGGGGACCAGGGACAGGGACAGCAGGCTTCTGGGGGACAGCCAGACTATACTAAAGCCTGGGAAGAGTACTACAAGAAGATGGGCATGA CCCAGCCAGCTGGAGGGGCTGCAGCTGCTCCGGgcccggcagcagcagcagcaccaggcggagctgcagctggaggcCAGCAGGACTACAGTGCGGCCTGGGCTGAGTACTACAGACAGCAGGCTGCCTACTATGGACAGCCAGGGCAGGGGCCTGGACAGGGCGGTGCTCCACAGCAGGGACAACAG GCCCAGTAA
- the khsrp gene encoding far upstream element-binding protein 2 isoform X1 yields the protein MSDYGGLPTNGVGAGMKNDAFADAVQRARQIAAKIGGDGVPSVSNNGGSENYPFTSQKRSLEEADEPDAKKVASQGEIDSALSIGAQLAALSQQSVRSSTMTEEFRVPDGMVGLIIGRGGEQINKIQQDSGCKVQIAHDSAGLPDRSVSLTGSPDAIQRAKALIDDIVSRGHETTNGQSGGGGSGGGGGGGGGGGGGGGGGGSMQEMIIPAGKAGLIIGKGGETIKQLQERAGVKMILIQDGSQPPNIDKPLRIIGDPYKVQQAKDMVNEILRERDHAGFGDRNEFGSRMGGGGGGGGGIGGGIGSGGGGIDIAVPRHSVGVVIGRSGEMIKKIQNDAGVKIQFKPDDGTGPDKIAHIMGPPDQCQHAASIITELLQSIRAREEGGQGGPPGEGMPSGGRGRGRGQGNWGPPGGEMTFSIPAHKCGLVIGRGGENVKSINQQTGAFVEISRQPPPNGDPNFKLFIIRGSPQQIDHAKQLIEEKIEAPLCPVGGGPGGPGGPGGPGGPGGPMGHFNPNPYNAGPPGGAPHGAAPGGAQYCPQGWGGNYQQWQAPGQHDPNKAAAADPNAAWAAYYAQYYGQQPGGAMAAQSPGAPAAAAPGDQGQGQQASGGQPDYTKAWEEYYKKMGMTQPAGGAAAAPGPAAAAAPGGAAAGGQQDYSAAWAEYYRQQAAYYGQPGQGPGQGGAPQQGQQAQ from the exons ATGTCTGATTACGGCGGTCTGCCGACTAACGGAGTCGGTGCTGGGATGAAAAACGACGCTTTTGCTGATGCAGTACAACGAGCCAGACAG aTTGCAGCTAAAATTGGTGGAGACGGTGTTCCTTCAGTGAGCAACAACGGAGGATCTGAGAACTATCCATTCACATCACAGAAAAGATCCCTGGAAGAAGCAG aTGAACCCGATGCCAAGAAGGTAGCATCACAGGGTGAAATTGATTCTGCATTGT CTATTGGAGCTCAGCTGGCTGCCCTGTCCCAACAAAG TGTCCGGTCCTCCACAATGACAGAAGAGTTCAGAGTGCCTGATGGCATGGTCGGGCTCA TAATCGGCCGAGGGGGTGAGCAGATTAACAAAATACAGCAGGATTCTGGCTGCAAGGTCCAGATAGCGCACG ACAGTGCCGGTCTTCCAGATAGAAGTGTTTCTCTGACAGGGTCACCAGATGCCATACA GAGAGCAAAGGCCCTCATAGATGACATTGTGTCGAGGGGTCATGAGACGACCAATGGGCagtcaggaggaggaggtagtggtggaggaggaggtggtggtggtggtggtggtggaggaggaggtggtggtggttcCATGCAGGAGATGATCATCCCTGCAGGCAAGGCCGGCCTCATCATCGGTAAAGGAGGAGAGACCATCAAACAACTACAG GAGCGGGCTGGAGTGAAAATGATTCTTATTCAAGACGGATCCCAGCCACCCAACATAGATAAGCCCCTACGCATTATTGGAGACCCCTACAAAGTGCAG caaGCAAAGGACATGGTGAATGAGATTCTACGAGAGAGGGATCATGCAGGATTTGGAGACAGGAACGAATTTGGATCAAGGATGGGCGGAGGTGGAGGTGGCGGCGGCGGGATCGGTGGTGGCATCGGTAGTGGCGGTGGTGGCATTGAT atTGCTGTGCCCCGCCACTCTGTGGGAGTTGTGATTGGCCGAAGTGGGGAGATGATCAAGAAGATCCAGAATGATGCTGGAGTGAAGATTCAGTTTAAACCAG ATGATGGAACCGGTCCTGATAAAATAGCCCATATCATGGGTCCACCAGACCAGTGTCAGCACGCTGCATCCATCATCACTGAACTGCTACAGAGCATCCGCGCACGGGAGGAGGGCGGGCAGGGG GGCCCCCCTGGTGAAGGGATGCCATCTGGTGGTAGGGGACGAGGCAGAGGCCAGGGCAACTGGGGCCCACCGGGAGGAGAGATGACTTTCTCTATTCCTGCGCACAAATGTGGGCTCGTCATTGGCAGAGGAGGGGAGAATGTGAAGTCCATCAACCAACAGACCGGTGCATTTGTGGAGATCTCTCGTCAGCCACCACCAAACGGTGACCCCAACTTCAAACTGTTTATCATCCGAGGGTCCCCCCAACAGATTGACCATGCAAAGCAGCTTATAGAAGAGAAGATTGAG GCTCCATTGTGTCCTGTGGGCGGTGGTCCTGGTGGTCCTGGTGGCCCAGGAGGCCCAGGTGGCCCAGGTGGTCCTATGGGTCACTTTAACCCAAACCCTTATAATGCAGGGCCTCCCGGTGGTGCTCCACA TGGAGCTGCACCTGGTGGCGCCCAGTACTGTCCACAGGGCTGGGGAGGTAACTACCAGCAGTGGCAAGCCCCTGGTCAACATGACCCCA AtaaggcagcagcagcagatccaAACGCAGCATGGGCAGCATACTATGCACAATATTATGGCCAACAGCCAGGGGGTGCCATGGCAGCCCAGAGCCCAGGAGCccctgctgcagcagcaccaGGGGACCAGGGACAGGGACAGCAGGCTTCTGGGGGACAGCCAGACTATACTAAAGCCTGGGAAGAGTACTACAAGAAGATGGGCATGA CCCAGCCAGCTGGAGGGGCTGCAGCTGCTCCGGgcccggcagcagcagcagcaccaggcggagctgcagctggaggcCAGCAGGACTACAGTGCGGCCTGGGCTGAGTACTACAGACAGCAGGCTGCCTACTATGGACAGCCAGGGCAGGGGCCTGGACAGGGCGGTGCTCCACAGCAGGGACAACAG GCCCAGTAA
- the LOC134864908 gene encoding mitochondrial adenyl nucleotide antiporter SLC25A24-like isoform X2 — MPLYPISRFCLAPVMRPQWTWFPWAQCQDSNPPDPDQDREKIWAELFDELDINKDGHIDILELRTGLAGRGLSKRSVERIVKAGDTNQDGVLDFEEFTQYLRVHEKELKLMFRNLDKNNDGQIDAAEIQHSLRTVGVEVSLKDASRILQRMDRDGTMTIDWNEWRDFFLFKPLTNMEDVARYWKRSMMLDIGEQLTVPDEFTEEEKKSGYVWRQLMAGGIAGCVSRTGTAPLDRLKVFRQVNGFIEFKGNVLNSFQYMIKEGGLRSLWRGNGINVLKIAPETAIKFTAYEQIKKMIRSRNESRSLRIHERFVAGSLAGATAQTAIYPMEVLKTRLTIGKTGQYSGIMDCAKQILHREGLAALYKGYVPNLLSIVPYAGIDLAVYETLKFAWLNRNQGLADPGVTVLVGCGAVSSTCGQLASYPLALIRTRMQAQASLKGADKPSMVALLQNIVTQEGVAGLYRGISPNLLKVIPAVTVSYVVYEYTRIMLGVDIEGSR; from the exons ATGCCCCTGTATCCCATCAGCAGATTCTGCCTGGCACCAGTTATGAGACCCCAATGGACTTGGTTCCCTTGGGCGCAATGCCAGGACAGCAACCCCCCTGATCCGGACCAGGACAGGGAGAAGATCTGGGCTGAGCTGTTTGATGAGCTTGACATCAACAAAGATGGACACATCGACATCCTCGAACTACGGACAGGACTGGCAGGCAGAGGGCTTTCCAAACGCTCCGTGGAGAGG ATTGTAAAAGCCGGGGACACCAACCAGGATGGAGTATTGGACTTTGAAGAGTTCACGCAGTATCTCCGAGTCCATGAAAAAGAACTCAAACTCATGTTCAGGAATCTGGACAAAAACAATGACG GACAGATTGATGCAGCAGAGATCCAGCACTCTCTGCGTACCGTTGGCGTGGAAGTCAGCCTCAAAGATGCCTCCAGGATTCTGCAAAG AATGGACAGAGATGGTACCATGACCATTGACTGGAATGAGTGGCGGGACTTCTTCCTGTTTAAGCCTCTCACCAACATGGAGGACGTAGCGCGCTACTGGAAACGTTCAATG ATGTTGGATATAGGTGAGCAGCTTACAGTTCCTGATGAATTCactgaagaggagaagaagtcTGGCTATGTGTGGCGGCAGCTGATGGCCGGAGGCATTGCTGGATGTGTATCTCGGACTGGGACAGCCCCCTTAGACCGCCTCAAAGTCTTCCGACAG GTGAATGGTTTCATTGAATTTAAAGGGAATGTGCTGAACAGTTTTCAGTATATGATCAAAGAAGGAGGACTACGCTCACTGTGGAGGGGCAATGGAATCAACGTGCTTAAAATTGCTCCAGAAACTGCTATCAAGTTCACAGCTTATGAACAG ATCAAGAAAATGATCCGTAGCAGAAATGAATCAAGAAGTCTGAGGATTCATGAGAGGTTTGTTGCTGGTTCTTTGGCCGGAGCTACAGCTCAGACAGCCATCTACCCAATGGAG GTGCTGAAGACCCGTCTCACAATAGGAAAGACAGGCCAATACTCAGGAATCATGGACTGTGCCAAACAGATCCTACACAGAGAAGGTCTAGCAGCTTTGTACAAGGGCTATGTACCCAACCTGCTGAGTATCGTCCCTTATGCCGGCATCGACCTGGCTGTCTATGAG ACTCTGAAGTTTGCCTGGCTGAACAGGAACCAAGGTTTAGCTGACCCAGGGGTCACGGTGCTGGTTGGTTGCGGTGCTGTTTCAAGTACCTGTGGACAGCTAGCAAGTTACCCTCTGGCATTGATCCGCACTCGAATGCAGGCACAAG cTTCATTGAAGGGAGCCGATAAACCCTCCATGGTGGCCTTGCTACAAAACATCGTGACCCAGGAGGGTGTGGCAGGACTTTATCGTGGAATTTCCCCCAACCTCCTGAAAGTCATCCCTGCTGTCACCGTGTCCTACGTCGTCTACGAATACACAAGGATAATGCTCGGAGTGGACATTGAGG GTAGTAGATAG
- the LOC134864908 gene encoding mitochondrial adenyl nucleotide antiporter SLC25A24-like isoform X3 gives MRPQWTWFPWAQCQDSNPPDPDQDREKIWAELFDELDINKDGHIDILELRTGLAGRGLSKRSVERIVKAGDTNQDGVLDFEEFTQYLRVHEKELKLMFRNLDKNNDGQIDAAEIQHSLRTVGVEVSLKDASRILQRMDRDGTMTIDWNEWRDFFLFKPLTNMEDVARYWKRSMMLDIGEQLTVPDEFTEEEKKSGYVWRQLMAGGIAGCVSRTGTAPLDRLKVFRQVNGFIEFKGNVLNSFQYMIKEGGLRSLWRGNGINVLKIAPETAIKFTAYEQIKKMIRSRNESRSLRIHERFVAGSLAGATAQTAIYPMEVLKTRLTIGKTGQYSGIMDCAKQILHREGLAALYKGYVPNLLSIVPYAGIDLAVYETLKFAWLNRNQGLADPGVTVLVGCGAVSSTCGQLASYPLALIRTRMQAQASLKGADKPSMVALLQNIVTQEGVAGLYRGISPNLLKVIPAVTVSYVVYEYTRIMLGVDIEGRRGVGVKG, from the exons ATGAGACCCCAATGGACTTGGTTCCCTTGGGCGCAATGCCAGGACAGCAACCCCCCTGATCCGGACCAGGACAGGGAGAAGATCTGGGCTGAGCTGTTTGATGAGCTTGACATCAACAAAGATGGACACATCGACATCCTCGAACTACGGACAGGACTGGCAGGCAGAGGGCTTTCCAAACGCTCCGTGGAGAGG ATTGTAAAAGCCGGGGACACCAACCAGGATGGAGTATTGGACTTTGAAGAGTTCACGCAGTATCTCCGAGTCCATGAAAAAGAACTCAAACTCATGTTCAGGAATCTGGACAAAAACAATGACG GACAGATTGATGCAGCAGAGATCCAGCACTCTCTGCGTACCGTTGGCGTGGAAGTCAGCCTCAAAGATGCCTCCAGGATTCTGCAAAG AATGGACAGAGATGGTACCATGACCATTGACTGGAATGAGTGGCGGGACTTCTTCCTGTTTAAGCCTCTCACCAACATGGAGGACGTAGCGCGCTACTGGAAACGTTCAATG ATGTTGGATATAGGTGAGCAGCTTACAGTTCCTGATGAATTCactgaagaggagaagaagtcTGGCTATGTGTGGCGGCAGCTGATGGCCGGAGGCATTGCTGGATGTGTATCTCGGACTGGGACAGCCCCCTTAGACCGCCTCAAAGTCTTCCGACAG GTGAATGGTTTCATTGAATTTAAAGGGAATGTGCTGAACAGTTTTCAGTATATGATCAAAGAAGGAGGACTACGCTCACTGTGGAGGGGCAATGGAATCAACGTGCTTAAAATTGCTCCAGAAACTGCTATCAAGTTCACAGCTTATGAACAG ATCAAGAAAATGATCCGTAGCAGAAATGAATCAAGAAGTCTGAGGATTCATGAGAGGTTTGTTGCTGGTTCTTTGGCCGGAGCTACAGCTCAGACAGCCATCTACCCAATGGAG GTGCTGAAGACCCGTCTCACAATAGGAAAGACAGGCCAATACTCAGGAATCATGGACTGTGCCAAACAGATCCTACACAGAGAAGGTCTAGCAGCTTTGTACAAGGGCTATGTACCCAACCTGCTGAGTATCGTCCCTTATGCCGGCATCGACCTGGCTGTCTATGAG ACTCTGAAGTTTGCCTGGCTGAACAGGAACCAAGGTTTAGCTGACCCAGGGGTCACGGTGCTGGTTGGTTGCGGTGCTGTTTCAAGTACCTGTGGACAGCTAGCAAGTTACCCTCTGGCATTGATCCGCACTCGAATGCAGGCACAAG cTTCATTGAAGGGAGCCGATAAACCCTCCATGGTGGCCTTGCTACAAAACATCGTGACCCAGGAGGGTGTGGCAGGACTTTATCGTGGAATTTCCCCCAACCTCCTGAAAGTCATCCCTGCTGTCACCGTGTCCTACGTCGTCTACGAATACACAAGGATAATGCTCGGAGTGGACATTGAGGGTAGGAGGGGGGTGGGAGTGAAGGGGTAG
- the LOC134864908 gene encoding mitochondrial adenyl nucleotide antiporter SLC25A24-like isoform X1, whose product MPLYPISRFCLAPVMRPQWTWFPWAQCQDSNPPDPDQDREKIWAELFDELDINKDGHIDILELRTGLAGRGLSKRSVERIVKAGDTNQDGVLDFEEFTQYLRVHEKELKLMFRNLDKNNDGQIDAAEIQHSLRTVGVEVSLKDASRILQRMDRDGTMTIDWNEWRDFFLFKPLTNMEDVARYWKRSMMLDIGEQLTVPDEFTEEEKKSGYVWRQLMAGGIAGCVSRTGTAPLDRLKVFRQVNGFIEFKGNVLNSFQYMIKEGGLRSLWRGNGINVLKIAPETAIKFTAYEQIKKMIRSRNESRSLRIHERFVAGSLAGATAQTAIYPMEVLKTRLTIGKTGQYSGIMDCAKQILHREGLAALYKGYVPNLLSIVPYAGIDLAVYETLKFAWLNRNQGLADPGVTVLVGCGAVSSTCGQLASYPLALIRTRMQAQASLKGADKPSMVALLQNIVTQEGVAGLYRGISPNLLKVIPAVTVSYVVYEYTRIMLGVDIEGRRGVGVKG is encoded by the exons ATGCCCCTGTATCCCATCAGCAGATTCTGCCTGGCACCAGTTATGAGACCCCAATGGACTTGGTTCCCTTGGGCGCAATGCCAGGACAGCAACCCCCCTGATCCGGACCAGGACAGGGAGAAGATCTGGGCTGAGCTGTTTGATGAGCTTGACATCAACAAAGATGGACACATCGACATCCTCGAACTACGGACAGGACTGGCAGGCAGAGGGCTTTCCAAACGCTCCGTGGAGAGG ATTGTAAAAGCCGGGGACACCAACCAGGATGGAGTATTGGACTTTGAAGAGTTCACGCAGTATCTCCGAGTCCATGAAAAAGAACTCAAACTCATGTTCAGGAATCTGGACAAAAACAATGACG GACAGATTGATGCAGCAGAGATCCAGCACTCTCTGCGTACCGTTGGCGTGGAAGTCAGCCTCAAAGATGCCTCCAGGATTCTGCAAAG AATGGACAGAGATGGTACCATGACCATTGACTGGAATGAGTGGCGGGACTTCTTCCTGTTTAAGCCTCTCACCAACATGGAGGACGTAGCGCGCTACTGGAAACGTTCAATG ATGTTGGATATAGGTGAGCAGCTTACAGTTCCTGATGAATTCactgaagaggagaagaagtcTGGCTATGTGTGGCGGCAGCTGATGGCCGGAGGCATTGCTGGATGTGTATCTCGGACTGGGACAGCCCCCTTAGACCGCCTCAAAGTCTTCCGACAG GTGAATGGTTTCATTGAATTTAAAGGGAATGTGCTGAACAGTTTTCAGTATATGATCAAAGAAGGAGGACTACGCTCACTGTGGAGGGGCAATGGAATCAACGTGCTTAAAATTGCTCCAGAAACTGCTATCAAGTTCACAGCTTATGAACAG ATCAAGAAAATGATCCGTAGCAGAAATGAATCAAGAAGTCTGAGGATTCATGAGAGGTTTGTTGCTGGTTCTTTGGCCGGAGCTACAGCTCAGACAGCCATCTACCCAATGGAG GTGCTGAAGACCCGTCTCACAATAGGAAAGACAGGCCAATACTCAGGAATCATGGACTGTGCCAAACAGATCCTACACAGAGAAGGTCTAGCAGCTTTGTACAAGGGCTATGTACCCAACCTGCTGAGTATCGTCCCTTATGCCGGCATCGACCTGGCTGTCTATGAG ACTCTGAAGTTTGCCTGGCTGAACAGGAACCAAGGTTTAGCTGACCCAGGGGTCACGGTGCTGGTTGGTTGCGGTGCTGTTTCAAGTACCTGTGGACAGCTAGCAAGTTACCCTCTGGCATTGATCCGCACTCGAATGCAGGCACAAG cTTCATTGAAGGGAGCCGATAAACCCTCCATGGTGGCCTTGCTACAAAACATCGTGACCCAGGAGGGTGTGGCAGGACTTTATCGTGGAATTTCCCCCAACCTCCTGAAAGTCATCCCTGCTGTCACCGTGTCCTACGTCGTCTACGAATACACAAGGATAATGCTCGGAGTGGACATTGAGGGTAGGAGGGGGGTGGGAGTGAAGGGGTAG